One part of the Arabidopsis thaliana chromosome 4, partial sequence genome encodes these proteins:
- the CYP81D4 gene encoding cytochrome P450, family 81, subfamily D, polypeptide 4 (''cytochrome P450, family 81, subfamily D, polypeptide 4'' (CYP81D4); FUNCTIONS IN: electron carrier activity, monooxygenase activity, iron ion binding, oxygen binding, heme binding; INVOLVED IN: oxidation reduction; LOCATED IN: endoplasmic reticulum; EXPRESSED IN: 23 plant structures; EXPRESSED DURING: 13 growth stages; CONTAINS InterPro DOMAIN/s: Cytochrome P450 (InterPro:IPR001128), Cytochrome P450, conserved site (InterPro:IPR017972), Cytochrome P450, E-class, group I (InterPro:IPR002401); BEST Arabidopsis thaliana protein match is: cytochrome P450, family 81, subfamily D, polypeptide 5 (TAIR:AT4G37320.1); Has 36638 Blast hits to 36468 proteins in 1879 species: Archae - 61; Bacteria - 6348; Metazoa - 11702; Fungi - 7393; Plants - 9479; Viruses - 6; Other Eukaryotes - 1649 (source: NCBI BLink).) produces the protein MDLNQILILSFLSLFTLAIFLLTRSKRKLNLPPSPAISLPVIGHLHLLKPPLHRTFLSLSKSIGNAPVFHLRLGNRLVYVISSRSIAEECFTKNDVVLANRPKFTISKHLGYNATYLLSASYGDHWRNLRRIAAVEIFSTHRLNSFLYIRKDEIRRLISHLSRDSLHGFVEVEMKTLLTNLASNTTIRMLAGKRYFGEDNDDAKLVKNLVSEAVTSAGAGNPIDYLSILRWVSSYEKRIKNLGNRFDTFLQKLVDEKRAEKEKGETMIDHLLALQDIQPDYYTDVIIKGIILTLIIAGTDTSSVTLEWAMSNLLNHPEILKKARMEIDEKVGLDRLVDESDIVNLSYLQSIVLETLRMYPAVPLLLPHLSSEDCKVGGYDIPSGTMVLTNAWAMHRDPEVWEDPEIFKPERFEKEGEAEKLISFGMGRRACPGAGLAHRLINQALGSLVQCFEWERVGEDFVDMTEDKGATLPKAIPLRAMCKARSIVDKLI, from the exons atggatTTGAACCAAATCTTGATCCtctcatttctctctctttttaccTTAGCCATATTCTTGCTCACAAGATCCAAACGGAAACTAAACCTTCCTCCGTCGCCGGCGATCTCCTTGCCGGTGATCGGACACCTCCATCTCCTCAAGCCACCGCTTCACCGTACCTTCCTTTCCCTTTCCAAATCCATCGGAAATGCTCCGGTCTTCCATCTCCGACTCGGAAATCGCCTCGTTTATGTCATCTCTTCACGTTCCATCGCTGAAGAATGTTTCACAAAGAACGATGTCGTTCTCGCGAACCGCCCCAAGTTCACCATAAGTAAGCACCTCGGCTACAACGCCACCTACTTACTCTCGGCATCTTACGGCGATCATTGGAGGAACCTCCGCCGCATAGCCGCCGTCGAGATATTCTCCACTCATAGACTCAATTCGTTTCTGTATATTCGTAAGGACGAGATCCGACGGCTCATTTCACATCTCTCTCGTGATTCCTTACAC GGATTTGTGGAGGTAGAGATGAAAACATTGTTAACCAATTTGGCATCCAACACCACCATCAGAATGTTGGCCGGGAAGAGATATTTCGGTGAGGACAACGATGACGCTAAACTCGTGAAGAACCTTGTGTCGGAGGCGGTGACCAGCGCCGGTGCAGGAAACCCCATTGATTATCTTTCCATTTTACGTTGGGTCTCGAGTTATGAAAAACGAATCAAGAATTTGGGAAATAGGTTTGATACGTTTTTGCAGAAATTAGTCGACGAAAAACGTGCGGAGAAGGAAAAAGGTGAAACTATGATCGATCACTTGCTTGCTCTCCAAGACATTCAACCTGATTACTATACGGATGTCATCATCAAAGGAATCATACTT acCCTGATAATTGCAGGGACAGATACGTCATCAGTAACACTAGAATGGGCAATGTCAAATCTGTTGAACCATCCAGAAATACTTAAGAAAGCGAGAATGGAAATCGATGAAAAAGTCGGTTTAGACCGATTAGTAGACGAATCGGACATTGTAAATCTCTCTTATCTCCAAAGCATTGTATTGGAAACACTACGTATGTACCCGGCAGTCCCACTACTACTACCTCATTTGTCATCAGAAGATTGTAAAGTTGGAGGCTACGATATACCAAGTGGAACAATGGTATTGACCAACGCATGGGCCATGCATAGAGATCCAGAGGTATGGGAAGATCCTGAGATATTCAAACcagaaagatttgaaaaagaagGAGAGGCTGAGAAGCTAATCTCATTTGGGATGGGACGAAGAGCTTGTCCTGGAGCCGGGCTAGCTCATCGGCTAATAAACCAGGCTCTTGGAAGTTTGGTTCAATGTTTTGAGTGGGAAAGAGTTGGTGAGGATTTTGTGGACATGACCGAAGACAAAGGAGCCACATTGCCCAAAGCTATACCATTAAGAGCCATGTGCAAAGCACGTTCTATTGTTGATAAACtgatataa
- the CYP81D3 gene encoding cytochrome P450, family 81, subfamily D, polypeptide 3 (''cytochrome P450, family 81, subfamily D, polypeptide 3'' (CYP81D3); FUNCTIONS IN: electron carrier activity, monooxygenase activity, iron ion binding, oxygen binding, heme binding; INVOLVED IN: oxidation reduction; CONTAINS InterPro DOMAIN/s: Cytochrome P450 (InterPro:IPR001128), Cytochrome P450, conserved site (InterPro:IPR017972), Cytochrome P450, E-class, group I (InterPro:IPR002401); BEST Arabidopsis thaliana protein match is: cytochrome P450, family 81, subfamily D, polypeptide 2 (TAIR:AT4G37360.1); Has 36513 Blast hits to 36368 proteins in 1854 species: Archae - 63; Bacteria - 6178; Metazoa - 11747; Fungi - 7453; Plants - 9512; Viruses - 3; Other Eukaryotes - 1557 (source: NCBI BLink).), whose translation MEGQTLIFTFLFISLSLTFIIGRIKRRPNLPPSPSWALPVIGHLRLLKPPLHRVFLSVSESLGDAPIISLRLGNRLVFVVSSHSLAEECFTKNDVVLANRFNSLASKHISYGCTTVVTASYGDHWRNLRRIGAVEIFSAHRLNSFSSIRRDEIHRLIACLSRNSSLEFTKVEMKSMFSNLTFNNIIRMLAGKCYYGDGAEDDPEAKRVRELIAEGMGCFGAGNTADYLPILTWITGSEKRIKKIASRLDEFLQGLVDERREGKEKRQNTMVDHLLCLQETQPEYYTDNIIKGIMLSLILAGTDTSAVTLEWTLSALLNHPQILSKARDEIDNKVGLNRLVEESDLSHLPYLQNIVSESLRLYPASPLLVPHVASEDCKVGGYHMPRGTMLLTNAWAIHRDPKIWDDPTSFKPERFEKEGEAQKLLGFGLGRRACPGSGLAQRLASLTIGSLIQCFEWERIGEEEVDMTEGGGGVIMPKAIPLVAMCKARPVVGKILNESA comes from the exons aTGGAAGgtcaaaccctaattttcacATTCCTTTtcatatctctttctctcacgTTTATCATCGGAAGAATCAAGCGAAGACCTAACCTTCCTCCGAGTCCGTCGTGGGCGTTACCGGTGATCGGTCACCTCCGCCTTCTCAAGCCGCCACTCCACCGAGTTTTTCTATCCGTCTCTGAGTCCCTAGGCGATGCTCCGATAATCTCCCTCCGTCTCGGCAACCGACTCGTTTTCGTTGTCTCTTCACACTCACTCGCCGAGGAATGCTTCACAAAGAACGACGTCGTACTCGCGAACCGCTTCAACTCCCTTGCTTCAAAACACATCTCATATGGCTGCACAACGGTTGTTACAGCTTCGTACGGCGACCATTGGAGAAATCTCCGCCGTATTGGCGCTGTTGAGATATTCTCGGCTCACCGTCTCAATAGCTTTTCATCTATCCGCCGAGACGAGATCCACCGGCTTATAGCTTGTCTCTCACGGAACTCTTCACTC GAATTTACAAAGGTtgagatgaaatcaatgttttCTAACTTAACATTCAACAACATTATAAGAATGTTGGCTGGAAAATGTTACTACGGAGATGGTGCAGAGGATGACCCGGAGGCTAAACGCGTGCGGGAGCTTATAGCAGAGGGAATGGGTTGTTTTGGTGCTGGAAACACTGCTGATTATTTACCGATCCTGACTTGGATCACAGGTTCCGAGAAACGGATAAAGAAGATCGCTAGTAGGCTTGATGAGTTCTTGCAGGGATTGGTCGATGAAAGACGAGAAGGGAAGGAGAAAAGGCAGAACACAATGGTTGATCACTTGCTTTGTCTGCAAGAAACCCAACCCGAGTACTACACGGACAACATTATCAAAGGAATCATGCTC TCTCTTATACTAGCGGGGACTGATACATCCGCAGTAACATTGGAATGGACATTGTCAGCTTTGTTGAACCATCCACAGATACTAAGCAAGGCGAGAGATGAAATCGATAATAAGGTTGGCCTCAACAGGCTTGTAGAGGAATCAGACCTCTCACATCTTCCTTATCTTCAAAACATTGTGTCCGAGTCGTTGCGCTTATACCCTGCGAGTCCCTTGTTGGTTCCTCACGTAGCATCAGAAGACTGTAAAGTAGGGGGTTACCATATGCCACGTGGAACGATGCTATTGACTAATGCATGGGCAATACATAGGGATCCTAAGATATGGGATGATCCAACGAGCTTCAAACCAGAGAGGTTCGAGAAAGAAGGGGAGGCTCAGAAGCTATTGGGGTTTGGGCTAGGAAGAAGGGCGTGTCCTGGGTCCGGTCTGGCTCAACGGCTAGCGAGCTTGACTATCGGGTCTTTGATTCAATGTTTTGAGTGGGAGAGgataggagaagaagaggtggATATGACTGAAGGTGGAGGAGGAGTCATAATGCCCAAAGCTATACCGTTGGTAGCCATGTGCAAAGCACGCCCCGTTGTTGGTAAGATCCTCAACGAGTCCGCTTGA
- the CYP81D2 gene encoding cytochrome P450, family 81, subfamily D, polypeptide 2 (''cytochrome P450, family 81, subfamily D, polypeptide 2'' (CYP81D2); FUNCTIONS IN: electron carrier activity, monooxygenase activity, iron ion binding, oxygen binding, heme binding; INVOLVED IN: oxidation reduction; LOCATED IN: endomembrane system; EXPRESSED IN: central cell; CONTAINS InterPro DOMAIN/s: Cytochrome P450 (InterPro:IPR001128), Cytochrome P450, conserved site (InterPro:IPR017972), Cytochrome P450, E-class, group I (InterPro:IPR002401); BEST Arabidopsis thaliana protein match is: cytochrome P450, family 81, subfamily D, polypeptide 3 (TAIR:AT4G37340.1); Has 35899 Blast hits to 35746 proteins in 1830 species: Archae - 61; Bacteria - 5543; Metazoa - 11864; Fungi - 7399; Plants - 9501; Viruses - 3; Other Eukaryotes - 1528 (source: NCBI BLink).): MEALMLIFTFCFIVLSLIFLIGRIKRKLNLPPSPAWALPVIGHLRLLKPPLHRVFLSVSQSLGDAPIISLRLGNRLLFVVSSHSIAEECFTKNDVILANRQTTISTKHISYGNSTVVSASYSEHWRNLRRIGALEIFSAHRLNSFSSIRRDEIRRLIGRLLRNSSYGFTKVEMKSMFSDLTFNNIIRMLAGKCYYGDGKEDDPEAKRVRTLIAEAMSSSGPGNAADYIPILTWITYSETRIKKLAGRLDEFLQGLVDEKREGKEKKENTMVDHLLCLQETQPEYYMDRIIKGTMLSLIAGGTDTTAVTLEWALSSLLNNPEVLNKARDEIDRMIGVDRLLEESDIPNLPYLQNIVSETLRLYPAAPMLLPHVASKDCKVGGYDMPRGTMLLTNAWAIHRDPLLWDDPTSFKPERFEKEGEAKKLMPFGLGRRACPGSGLAQRLVTLSLGSLIQCFEWERIGEEEVDMTEGPGLTMPKARPLEAMCRARDFVGKILPDSS; encoded by the exons ATGGAAGCTCTAATGCTTATCTTCACGTTCTGTTTCATAGTTCTCTCTCTCATATTCCTCATCGGAAGAATCAAGCGAAAGCTCAACCTTCCTCCGAGTCCTGCATGGGCGTTACCAGTGATCGGTCACCTCCGTCTTCTCAAGCCACCACTCCACCGTGTTTTCCTCTCCGTCTCTCAATCTTTAGGCGACGCTCCGATCATCTCCCTCCGTCTCGGCAACCGACTCCTATTCGTTGTCTCTTCACACTCAATCGCCGAGGAATGCTTCACGAAGAACGACGTCATACTCGCGAACCGACAAACCACCATTTCTACAAAACACATCTCATACGGCAACTCCACCGTGGTCTCTGCTTCGTACAGCGAACACTGGAGAAATCTCCGCCGCATCGGCGCCTTAGAGATTTTCTCGGCTCATAGACTCAATAGCTTTTCCTCTATTCGCCGCGATGAGATCAGGAGGCTTATAGGCCGTCTCTTACGGAACTCTTCTTAC GGGTTTACTAAGGTtgagatgaaatcaatgttttCTGACTTAACATTCAACAACATCATTAGAATGCTAGCCGGAAAGTGTTACTATGGAGACGGTAAAGAAGATGACCCGGAGGCCAAACGCGTGCGGACGCTTATCGCAGAGGCTATGAGTTCTTCTGGTCCTGGAAACGCTGCTGATTATATACCGATCCTGACTTGGATCACATATTCCGAGACACGGATAAAGAAGCTCGCTGGTAGGCTTGATGAGTTCTTGCAAGGATTGGTCGATGAGAAACGAGaaggaaaggagaagaaggagaacacGATGGTTGATCACTTGCTTTGTCTGCAAGAAACCCAACCAGAGTACTACATGGACCGCATCATCAAAGGAACCATGCTT TCTCTTATAGCAGGGGGGACTGATACAACAGCGGTAACATTGGAATGGGCATTGTCAAGCTTGTTGAACAATCCTGAGGTGCTGAACAAGGCCAGAGACGAGATCGACAGAATGATCGGTGTAGACAGGCTTTTGGAGGAATCAGACATCCCAAATCTTCCTTATCTACAGAACATTGTATCTGAAACGTTACGTCTGTACCCTGCAGCCCCTATGCTGCTTCCTCACGTAGCCTCGAAAGATTGTAAAGTTGGGGGATACGATATGCCGCGTGGGACGATGCTATTGACTAATGCATGGGCTATACACAGGGATCCCCTGCTATGGGATGATCCAACGAGCTTCAAGCCAGAGAGGTTCGAGAAAGAAGGAGAGGCTAAGAAGCTAATGCCGTTCGGGCTAGGAAGAAGGGCATGTCCTGGATCCGGTTTGGCTCAGCGGCTAGTGACCTTGAGTCTCGGGTCTTTGATTCAATGTTTTGAATGGGAGaggattggagaagaagaggtcGATATGACTGAAGGTCCAGGACTCACAATGCCGAAAGCTAGACCGTTGGAAGCTATGTGCAGAGCACGTGACTTTGTTGGTAAAATCTTACCCGACTCCTCTTGA
- the CYP81D8 gene encoding cytochrome P450, family 81, subfamily D, polypeptide 8 (''cytochrome P450, family 81, subfamily D, polypeptide 8'' (CYP81D8); FUNCTIONS IN: electron carrier activity, monooxygenase activity, iron ion binding, oxygen binding, heme binding; INVOLVED IN: response to karrikin; LOCATED IN: endoplasmic reticulum, plasma membrane; EXPRESSED IN: 20 plant structures; EXPRESSED DURING: 13 growth stages; CONTAINS InterPro DOMAIN/s: Cytochrome P450 (InterPro:IPR001128), Cytochrome P450, E-class, group I (InterPro:IPR002401), Cytochrome P450, conserved site (InterPro:IPR017972); BEST Arabidopsis thaliana protein match is: cytochrome P450, family 81, subfamily D, polypeptide 3 (TAIR:AT4G37340.1); Has 35915 Blast hits to 35767 proteins in 1837 species: Archae - 61; Bacteria - 5629; Metazoa - 11821; Fungi - 7460; Plants - 9456; Viruses - 3; Other Eukaryotes - 1485 (source: NCBI BLink).): protein METKTLIFSILFVVLSLIYLIGKLKRKPNLPPSPAWSLPVIGHLRLLKPPIHRTFLSLSQSLNNAPIFSLRLGNRLVFVNSSHSIAEECFTKNDVVLANRPNFILAKHVAYDYTTMIAASYGDHWRNLRRIGSVEIFSNHRLNSFLSIRKDEIRRLVFRLSRNFSQEFVKVDMKSMLSDLTFNNILRMVAGKRYYGDGVEDDPEAKRVRQLIADVVACAGAGNAVDYLPVLRLVSDYETRVKKLAGRLDEFLQGLVDEKREAKEKGNTMIDHLLTLQESQPDYFTDRIIKGNMLALILAGTDTSAVTLEWALSNVLNHPDVLNKARDEIDRKIGLDRLMDESDISNLPYLQNIVSETLRLYPAAPMLLPHVASEDCKVAGYDMPRGTILLTNVWAIHRDPQLWDDPMSFKPERFEKEGEAQKLMPFGLGRRACPGSGLAHRLINLTLGSLIQCLEWEKIGEEVDMSEGKGVTMPKAKPLEAMCRARPSVVKIFNESV from the exons ATggaaaccaaaaccctaattttctcaattctcttcgttgttctctctctcatttACTTAATTGGAAAACTCAAGCGAAAGCCAAATCTACCTCCGAGTCCGGCATGGTCATTACCGGTGATTGGTCATCTCCGCCTTCTCAAACCACCGATTCATCGCACATTCCTCTCCCTCTCTCAATCCCTAAACAATGCTCCGATCTTCTCCCTCCGACTCGGTAACCGACTCGTTTTCGTGAACTCGTCACACTCGATCGCCGAGGAATGTTTCACCAAAAACGACGTCGTACTGGCGAACAGACCAAACTTCATCCTCGCTAAACACGTTGCGTACGATTACACAACCATGATCGCAGCTTCCTACGGTGACCACTGGCGTAACCTCCGCCGCATCGGCTCCGTCGAGATATTCTCCAATCACCGTCTCAATAGCTTTTTGTCTATTCGTAAAGACGAGATCCGACGACTTGTGTTTCGTCTTTCTCGGAACTTTTCACAA GAGTTTGTGAAAGTGGATATGAAATCAATGTTATCTGACTTAACATTCAACAACATTTTAAGAATGGTGGCCGGAAAACGTTACTACGGAGACGGTGTTGAGGATGATCCGGAGGCTAAACGTGTCCGGCAGCTTATAGCGGATGTGGTGGCTTGTGCTGGTGCTGGAAACGCTGTTGATTACTTACCGGTTTTGCGGTTGGTTTCAGATTACGAGACACGGGTTAAGAAGTTGGCGGGTAGGCTCGACGAGTTCTTGCAAGGATTGGTTGATGAGAAACGAGAAGCTAAGGAGAAAGGAAACACTATGATCGATCACTTGCTTACTCTGCAAGAATCCCAACCGGATTACTTCACGGATCGTATCATTAAAGGAAACATGCTC GCTTTGATACTAGCAGGGACCGACACATCAGCGGTTACGTTAGAATGGGCATTGTCGAACGTGTTGAACCATCCGGATGTATTGAACAAGGCGAGAGATGAAATCGATAGAAAGATAGGTTTAGACAGGCTTATGGATGAATCAGATATCTCAAACCTGCCTTATCTCCAAAACATTGTGTCTGAAACGTTGCGCCTTTATCCTGCGGCTCCCATGCTTCTTCCTCACGTTGCCTCGGAAGATTGTAAAGTTGCAGGATACGATATGCCGCGTGGCACGATACTATTGACCAATGTGTGGGCTATACACAGAGATCCTCAGCTATGGGATGATCCAATGAGCTTCAAGCCAGAGAGGTTtgagaaagaaggagaagctcAGAAGCTAATGCCGTTTGGGTTAGGAAGAAGGGCGTGTCCTGGTTCTGGACTGGCTCATCGGCTTATAAACCTGACTCTTGGATCATTGATTCAGTGTTTGGAATGGGAgaagattggagaagaagtgGATATGAGTGAAGGCAAAGGTGTTACAATGCCTAAAGCCAAGCCTTTGGAAGCCATGTGCAGAGCACGTCCCTCTGTTGTTAAAATCTTCAACGAGTCCGTTTGA
- a CDS encoding Tetratricopeptide repeat (TPR)-like superfamily protein (Tetratricopeptide repeat (TPR)-like superfamily protein; CONTAINS InterPro DOMAIN/s: Pentatricopeptide repeat (InterPro:IPR002885); BEST Arabidopsis thaliana protein match is: Tetratricopeptide repeat (TPR)-like superfamily protein (TAIR:AT5G66520.1); Has 33786 Blast hits to 13504 proteins in 252 species: Archae - 0; Bacteria - 14; Metazoa - 55; Fungi - 76; Plants - 33202; Viruses - 0; Other Eukaryotes - 439 (source: NCBI BLink).) produces MASSPLLATSLPQNQLSTTATARFRLPPPEKLAVLIDKSQSVDEVLQIHAAILRHNLLLHPRYPVLNLKLHRAYASHGKIRHSLALFHQTIDPDLFLFTAAINTASINGLKDQAFLLYVQLLSSEINPNEFTFSSLLKSCSTKSGKLIHTHVLKFGLGIDPYVATGLVDVYAKGGDVVSAQKVFDRMPERSLVSSTAMITCYAKQGNVEAARALFDSMCERDIVSWNVMIDGYAQHGFPNDALMLFQKLLAEGKPKPDEITVVAALSACSQIGALETGRWIHVFVKSSRIRLNVKVCTGLIDMYSKCGSLEEAVLVFNDTPRKDIVAWNAMIAGYAMHGYSQDALRLFNEMQGITGLQPTDITFIGTLQACAHAGLVNEGIRIFESMGQEYGIKPKIEHYGCLVSLLGRAGQLKRAYETIKNMNMDADSVLWSSVLGSCKLHGDFVLGKEIAEYLIGLNIKNSGIYVLLSNIYASVGDYEGVAKVRNLMKEKGIVKEPGISTIEIENKVHEFRAGDREHSKSKEIYTMLRKISERIKSHGYVPNTNTVLQDLEETEKEQSLQVHSERLAIAYGLISTKPGSPLKIFKNLRVCSDCHTVTKLISKITGRKIVMRDRNRFHHFTDGSCSCGDFW; encoded by the coding sequence ATGGCTTCGTCACCACTTCTCGCCACGTCACTACCGCAGAATCAGTTATCCACCACCGCAACCGCCAGATTCCGCCTTCCGCCGCCAGAGAAACTTGCAGTTCTAATCGACAAATCGCAATCAGTAGATGAAGTGCTCCAAATCCACGCAGCTATTCTCCGTCAtaacctcctcctccacccTCGTTACCCAGTTCTAAACCTCAAGCTCCACCGTGCATACGCTTCCCACGGCAAAATTCGCCACTCGTTGGCTTTATTTCACCAGACGATCGATCCAGACTTGTTCCTCTTCACCGCCGCAATCAACACTGCCTCCATTAACGGCCTCAAAGACCAAGCCTTCCTGCTTTATGTTCAATTGCTTTCTTCTGAAATCAACCCCAATGAGTTTACTTTCTCGTCGCTTTTGAAATCTTGCTCAACTAAGTCCGGAAAATTGATCCATACCCATGTTCTTAAATTCGGATTGGGGATTGATCCTTACGTGGCGACTGGTCTCGTCGACGTTTATGCGAAAGGAGGAGATGTGGTATCTGCCCAGAAAGTGTTCGATAGAATGCCTGAGAGGAGTCTCGTTTCTTCTACAGCTATGATCACCTGCTACGCAAAGCAGGGGAACGTCGAGGCTGCGAGAGCTTTGTTCGATAGTATGTGTGAGAGAGACATTGTTTCTTGGAACGTGATGATTGATGGATACGCTCAACATGGGTTCCCTAATGACGCTCTGATGCTATTTCAGAAACTTTTGGCCGAAGGTAAACCAAAACCTGATGAAATAACCGTTGTAGCTGCTCTTTCAGCGTGTTCGCAGATTGGAGCGCTGGAAACTGGGCGTTGGATCCATGTTTTTGTCAAGAGCAGTCGTATTAGGCTCAATGTTAAAGTATGTACGGGTTTGATTGATATGTATAGCAAATGTGGGAGTTTGGAAGAGgcagttttagtttttaacgATACTCCAAGGAAGGATATCGTGGCGTGGAATGCGATGATTGCTGGTTATGCAATGCACGGTTATAGCCAAGATGCATTGAGATTGTTTAATGAGATGCAAGGGATCACAGGGTTGCAACCAACGGATATAACTTTCATAGGAACACTTCAGGCTTGTGCTCACGCTGGTTTAGTAAACGAAGGGATAAGAATCTTTGAGTCAATGGGACAAGAGTATGGGATTAAACCCAAGATTGAACATTATGGATGCTTGGTCAGTCTACTCGGTCGTGCTGGCCAGTTAAAACGGGCTTACGAAACCataaaaaacatgaacatGGATGCTGATTCTGTCTTATGGAGTTCTGTTCTCGGAAGCTGTAAACTTCATGGAGATTTTGTGTTAGGCAAGGAAATTGCAGAGTATCTCATTGGACTAAACATCAAAAACTCAGGAATTTATGTTCTTCTTTCGAACATATATGCATCGGTGGGTGATTATGAAGGTGTTGCAAAAGTGAGGAACTTGATGAAGGAGAAAGGAATAGTGAAGGAGCCTGGTATAAGCACCATAGAAATCGAAAACAAAGTTCATGAATTCCGAGCTGGAGATAGAGAACACTCGAAAAGCAAAGAAATTTACACAATGCTAAGAAAGATCAGCGAGCGGATCAAGTCTCATGGTTATGTTCCAAATACAAACACAGTCTTGCAGGATCttgaagagacagagaaagagcAATCTCTACAAGTTCACAGCGAGAGACTCGCGATTGCATACGGTCTAATCAGCACCAAACCGGGAAGTCCCTTGAAAATATTCAAGAACCTACGAGTATGTTCTGATTGTCATACGGTGACAAAACTGATATCGAAAATCACAGGACGGAAAATCGTTATGAGAGATCGGAATAGGTTCCATCATTTCACAGATGGTTCTTGCTCTTGTGGCGATTTCTGGTAA